One window of the Perca fluviatilis chromosome 5, GENO_Pfluv_1.0, whole genome shotgun sequence genome contains the following:
- the LOC120559074 gene encoding tyrosine-protein phosphatase non-receptor type 7-like, with the protein MSAVGPTSPLPEEPITPPPMTTPSRKVSVRLQERRGSNLSLLLDVSSLGAEPVCSVSTPKEVWLQLLHTSSRPLNHAALQDAATDTHTLNAEYQKIPPNFVSAAELDVPGHVIKDRYKSILPNPESRVVLRSLEEDAGPDGYINANYIRGYKGAPAAFIATQGPMPHTVGDFWDMVWQEGSGIIVMVTRLKENNEKCELYWPQPPERERKEEEGKEEQRERKVEEGEEEQREEEEEEGETGRFGRFLLRVTDSWEKDGFTVTDMEIQLCAERRPIRHYWFTSWPDHHIPQCTAPLLRLVEEVESYRKSLLPPDSQPITATVRGAGPVIVHCRLVLLQNSEHYVVPPVLCRGGMIQTTEQYQFLYSTLAQYSSQLQHRPEQNQNQNPEDQVTKQLQNLQLDKTKTQKN; encoded by the exons GCGTGGCTCCAACCTCTCGCTGCTATTGGATGTGAGCAGCCTGGGGGCGGAGCCTGTGTGTTCTGTCTCCACCCCGAAGGAGGTCTGGCTCCAGCTGCTTCACACGTCGTCCCGCCCACTTAATCACGCTGCGCTGCAGGACGCCGCCACGGACACGCACACGCTCAACGCAGAGTACCAG AAGATACCTCCGAACTTCGTGAGCGCCGCCGAGCTCGATGTTCCTGGACACGTGATCAAAGACAGATACAAGAGCATCCTGCCCA aCCCTGAGAGCCGGGTGGTCCTGAGGAGCCTGGAGGAAGACGCGGGGCCAGACGGCTACATCAACGCCAACTACATCAGG GGTTACAAAGGAGCCCCAGCGGCCTTCATCGCCACCCAGGGGCCAATGCCTCACACCGTGGGGGATTTCTGGGACATGGTGTGGCAGGAGGGGAGCGGCATCATCGTCATGGTTACCAGACTGAAGGAGAACAACGAG AAATGTGAGCTGTACTGGCCCCAGCCgccagagagggagaggaaggaggaggagggaaaggaggagcagagggagaggaaggtggaggagggagaggaggagcagagggaggaagaggaggaggaaggagagacgGGCCGATTCGGCAGATTCCTCCTCAGAGTGACAGACAGCTGGGAGAAAGACGGCTTCACCGTCACCGACATGGAGATCCAG ctgtgcgCGGAGCGTCGTCCCATCAGACACTACTGGTTCACCTCTTGGCCCGACCACCACATCCCACAATGCACCGCTCCCCTGCTGAGActggtggaggaggtggagtcgtACAGGAAGTCCCTCCTCCCGCCAGactctcagccaatcacagccacCGTCCGTGGTGCTGGACCAGTCATCGTCCACTGCAGGTTGGTTCTTCTTCAAAACAGTGAACACTA TGTAGTTCCCCCCGTCCTGTGCAGGGGTGGTATGATCCAGACTACAGAGCAGTACCAGTTCCTGTACTCCACACTGGCCCAGTACAGCTCCCAGCTACAACACCGCCCG GagcagaaccagaaccagaacccagAGGACCAAGTCACGAAACAGCTGCAGAACCTCCAGCTGGATAAAACAAAGACTCAGAAGAACTGA